ATGACCTTGTGCTCCTTGACCCGCCCCGAGGAGGCTGTAAAGAACTTTTGAGACTCCTTCCTGATGTGGCTGAGGACAAAATCCTTTATCTCTCCTGTGACGCCCCCACCCTTGTTAGGGATATAATCCTTCTTGAAAAGGCTGGTTTTACTCTTTCTGAGATCTATCTTTTTGACATGTTTCCAAGGACTTATCATTTTGAGGTTCTTGCCCTTCTTCAAAAGATAAATTAAGAGGTTTGCCAAGGGCCCAGAGGAATTGCCTGCAGAATCCCATAATTATTTTAACTTCCCTGGATGTAAGTTCCCTTGAGGTTAGAAATCTTCTAATGTTTGTAAGCCAGAGAATAGGATTTTGATGGGGCATATAGTCAATGACTTTTAAGGTAGCCTCAATGAGCTTAAACATGGTATTTATTTCTTTCTGGGTGGCAAGTTCAGGTTTTTTAAGTTTCAATCCAGAGGTAGCATCTTGAAAGATCTCATATAGAATTATAACTACCGCTTGGGAGACATTTAGAGAGGCCTTTTCTGTAGTGGGTATGGTGATAACCTTGTCACAATAAAAGAGGTCTTCGTTACTAAGGCCTAAGCGCTCGTTTCCAAAAAGAATGGCTATGCGATTATTTAAGGAAAGCTCGCAAAGCTCCTTAGAAATCTCCTTTGGTGTATGATAAACCAATCTTCTTTTTCCAAGTCTGGCAGTGGTTCCTACAACTACATTGAAGTCTTTAAGGGCAGAGGGAAGATCCTTAAAGATCCGCATTTTATCAAGAATGTGCTTACCTGTATTGGTAGCCATAGCATACATAGGAAGAGGGGTTAAGTCTTCAGGATTTACAAGGAGGAGCTCTTCAATTCCAAAGTTTGCACAGGCTCTGGCTACAGAGCCTATGTTTTCAGGATAAAGGGGGTTAACTAAAATAACGGAAATATTTGTAAGATTTGCCCTTTTAGGCTTAGCAACCGGTCTTACTTGCATAATTAGGTTTCACGAATTTTATTCCCCTTTTTGTAGAAGTTAAAACTTAATTAATCATCTGGATAAAGTCAAGTCTGGGGGTCTTTTCCCAAATTTGCCGATAGAAATTTTAAAATTTAGATACTATCCAGCTTTGCTCTTCTTTTGCTCTTTCAGTTATCCATTGAGGGAATTTTTATGCTCTTTTACCAGTCTTTTACAATGTTTTATCTCATCTAATCAGCCTCTACCCCTTTAATCTTCTCAATTTTGCCTGTTTTAAAAAACACTACCCCCTCCTATTCCTTCCATCTCAATCTCAGTTCTTTGTTATTTATCCCTTTTATCCTGATAATTCTGCATGCCTGAGCCTTATCTTTTTATAAAGTATAAACTTCTCTACCTCTGCATATATCTTCAGACACAGCCTCCGGGCATGTTTTACTACCTTGCCAGCTACCTCTATGAAAATCCATCTTATGCTCTGAATTGTCTTTGTCCTCATAGACTCCGGTAATACAAAATACTTCTTCATGCCTGTGAGTTTCCTTAGTCCTCTATTATCTCCCTCAACTCTTCTATGTGTCTGCCACCTCCTATAAGCATAAATAATATAGGCTCTATATAATGCCATGCCTTGTATCCCCTGTTTGAACCAGGCTCTGGCATATGCCTCTCCATGGCATCCTTTATCCCAAAGGACCTTAAAAACTCTGACCAGATGGCTACTGGGTGATATTATATCATCCAGAAATCTAAATACAAAAGGAGGCTTTTGGATTTTTGATTGTTTCTATCGGCAAATTAGGGCTAAATACAGATCAGGTATGTTTTTATGTTGGCAATATACATTAGCAATATACATTGAGAAATAGGAAAAGGTTAGGAGATGGAGGATAAAAATATAAATGGAAGGTATGGTGGTGCCTGGGCCCGGAATCGAACCAGGGACACGCGGATTTTCAGTCCGCTGCTCTACCTACTGAGCTACCCAGGCAACCAGATTAAATATTTACCTATTTTATAAAAAAGTCAAGGGGGCAAATCTATTTGCCCATTTTTTGCTGGAGGAAAGGCCCATATTTCTTATCAGTCCCCATGATGTGCTTTATCAACCACTCTTTCAAAAAGGTCATGACCTCAACAGATAAGGTGACATCCCCTTTAGCCTTCTTATCCAAAAAATCCTTGATTTTAGCCTTAAAGTTTTCATGTTCCCGTTTATGACTGGCAAGTTCAGGATAACCATATTTTGTCATCAGGGTTTCTTCTGTGCTAAAGTGATACCCTGCATATTTGACAAGCTCATCCAGAGCCTTATCAATCACTTCTTTACCCTTTCCCTGTTTCATGGCATCATATAACTCATTTATAAGGGCTACCAATTTTTTGTGCTGTTCATCAACCTCCCTTACACCTGTTAAAAGTTTGTCTGACCATTCCATGAAAGCCATGGGCCACCTCCTGTTAAGTTTATTTTATTTAAATTACCATTCATTATGTCCTTGTCAATATAAAATTTTTATTTTAGAATAAAGGTCAGATAATAAAACTAAAAATTTTTGAGGAGGGGCTATGCTC
This window of the Caldimicrobium thiodismutans genome carries:
- a CDS encoding bacteriohemerythrin is translated as MAFMEWSDKLLTGVREVDEQHKKLVALINELYDAMKQGKGKEVIDKALDELVKYAGYHFSTEETLMTKYGYPELASHKREHENFKAKIKDFLDKKAKGDVTLSVEVMTFLKEWLIKHIMGTDKKYGPFLQQKMGK
- a CDS encoding RNA methyltransferase, which gives rise to MQVRPVAKPKRANLTNISVILVNPLYPENIGSVARACANFGIEELLLVNPEDLTPLPMYAMATNTGKHILDKMRIFKDLPSALKDFNVVVGTTARLGKRRLVYHTPKEISKELCELSLNNRIAILFGNERLGLSNEDLFYCDKVITIPTTEKASLNVSQAVVIILYEIFQDATSGLKLKKPELATQKEINTMFKLIEATLKVIDYMPHQNPILWLTNIRRFLTSRELTSREVKIIMGFCRQFLWALGKPLNLSFEEGQEPQNDKSLETCQKDRSQKE